One uncultured Fibrobacter sp. genomic region harbors:
- a CDS encoding GH116 family glycosyl hydrolase — translation MSIKDYLAGAKQAGSVQKLMTPGLAVEFIQPWYTPLSTTPSTTGIAVGGIGSTFTATPAGTTPVMNVMPGVQVRTEKPSDLRFNNFFFRESVIGAKAALEIGDFAGFTQMLAKYPLVDAKGEALFSATELANQKKAEAKLNKTIAEKDFFNNNKADFERWHIEWSDRTAALLNKAGAELNRSAVIDFFNGVVGEKVVRQGALTAAWANDSEFLGQAGYDAAKMQYAALYPVSETKYEGKGVQITKTQSSYVTPGDERLSSLPVNATVFTLENTTKETREITIVQVQDCIAGYMAKKDRQGVQDSSFVLVPSARFPKGVKFSKQVGDREVRGLEFYNEKPLAESDFNGCMGVSVAWNKKDNLNVSVKPMFYQDDAASVLKGALRSGRVCEAWVKNVYSGRETMAGAVAVTAVLKPKQKVSFQFNLVLDFPEIKLNKLTSAKKYTAFFPEAYGRVGAILVEALAADKNFDARLKAFEALVPKKAVAKLYKTAAKQDEFKSLAINTLSFLAEATVWDKEDRFLVRECADYPFFNSLDVYFYGSFSLMALMPRLDGVVMKRFGDAILAVNDNRRRHHEYVNHPFADLPDPKLEGPRAVRGAVIHDLGSPFDAEPDAYDWHNVKEWKDLAPKYVLMVLRHYVKTQDKQNLQDCKEAVYAAMQYLEKMVNEGENFPLTHGTDDTFDNLSSHGISVYCGSLWIAGLRAAAKIAEILGDKAQADTWNAKADAANKEFDEALWDEAEGYYHFFVTPMEAKDVVADKLPQLADAIKETLVIDGKNVKAALKTINEWLNSGKIPSDVELSKNELRGLKKAWLTAQCKDAFTASWNAKIANDCDDVFADTMLADTYLRLLGLKPISDEKKAKANLLRVFNTNYKANSPLIGAANLVRKDGSPLDEFNFQAHDVWIGIQYSIMCAMMHHGLEKQAADMGDSMIRNLYEEARIPFAAPEGFNGSCRLHPEALVKAFGLSATAADKMHKELLKKGALLADSRISPKLPRNLPAFTKAFGSIAKANKVEVSALFMLLHSTALKYTAGKYFRPGMVFALLY, via the coding sequence ATGAGCATCAAAGATTACCTCGCCGGCGCCAAACAGGCCGGTTCCGTCCAGAAGCTGATGACCCCGGGCCTCGCCGTGGAATTTATCCAGCCCTGGTACACCCCGCTTTCTACGACCCCCTCTACCACGGGTATTGCTGTCGGCGGTATCGGCTCGACATTCACCGCCACGCCTGCGGGCACCACTCCCGTGATGAACGTGATGCCGGGTGTGCAGGTCCGCACCGAGAAGCCCTCTGACCTCCGCTTCAACAACTTCTTCTTCCGCGAATCCGTGATTGGCGCGAAGGCAGCGCTTGAAATCGGTGACTTTGCCGGCTTTACGCAGATGCTCGCCAAGTACCCGCTCGTGGACGCAAAGGGCGAAGCACTCTTCAGCGCCACTGAACTTGCGAACCAGAAGAAGGCCGAGGCCAAGCTCAACAAGACCATCGCCGAGAAGGACTTTTTCAATAACAACAAGGCCGACTTTGAACGCTGGCACATCGAATGGAGCGACCGCACCGCAGCTCTCTTGAACAAGGCCGGTGCCGAACTCAACCGCAGCGCCGTCATCGACTTCTTCAACGGTGTCGTGGGCGAAAAGGTTGTGCGCCAGGGCGCCCTCACCGCCGCCTGGGCAAACGACAGCGAATTCCTGGGCCAGGCTGGTTACGATGCCGCCAAGATGCAATACGCCGCCCTCTACCCGGTGAGCGAAACCAAGTACGAAGGCAAGGGCGTGCAGATTACCAAAACCCAGTCCAGCTACGTGACTCCGGGTGATGAACGCCTCTCCAGCCTCCCGGTGAACGCTACCGTGTTCACTCTCGAAAATACCACCAAGGAAACCCGCGAAATCACCATCGTGCAGGTGCAGGACTGCATCGCCGGTTACATGGCGAAGAAGGACCGCCAGGGCGTTCAGGACTCTAGCTTCGTGCTCGTGCCGTCTGCACGTTTCCCGAAGGGTGTCAAGTTTAGCAAGCAGGTGGGCGACCGCGAAGTCCGCGGCCTCGAATTCTACAACGAAAAACCGCTCGCCGAAAGCGATTTTAACGGATGCATGGGCGTGTCCGTCGCCTGGAATAAGAAGGACAACCTGAACGTTTCCGTGAAGCCGATGTTCTACCAGGATGACGCAGCCTCTGTGCTGAAGGGCGCTCTCCGCAGCGGCCGCGTTTGCGAAGCCTGGGTCAAGAACGTTTACAGCGGCCGCGAAACGATGGCCGGTGCTGTCGCCGTTACCGCCGTTTTGAAGCCGAAGCAGAAAGTCAGCTTCCAGTTCAACCTGGTGCTCGACTTCCCCGAAATCAAGCTGAACAAACTTACTTCCGCCAAGAAGTACACCGCGTTCTTCCCCGAAGCCTATGGCCGCGTGGGCGCCATCCTGGTCGAAGCCCTCGCTGCCGACAAGAACTTCGACGCTCGCCTCAAGGCATTCGAAGCCCTCGTGCCGAAGAAGGCCGTCGCCAAGCTCTACAAGACTGCCGCCAAGCAGGACGAATTCAAGAGCCTCGCCATCAACACGCTCAGCTTCCTCGCCGAAGCCACCGTGTGGGACAAGGAAGACCGTTTCCTCGTTCGCGAATGCGCCGACTATCCGTTCTTCAACTCTCTCGACGTTTACTTCTACGGCAGCTTCAGCCTGATGGCCCTGATGCCGCGCCTCGACGGTGTGGTGATGAAGCGCTTCGGTGACGCGATTCTCGCCGTAAACGACAACCGTCGTCGTCACCACGAATATGTGAACCACCCGTTCGCCGACCTTCCGGATCCGAAGCTTGAAGGCCCGCGCGCCGTGCGTGGCGCCGTGATTCACGACCTCGGAAGCCCCTTCGACGCTGAACCCGATGCCTACGACTGGCACAACGTGAAGGAATGGAAGGATCTCGCTCCGAAGTATGTGCTGATGGTTCTCCGTCATTACGTGAAGACGCAGGACAAGCAGAACTTGCAGGATTGCAAGGAAGCCGTTTACGCCGCCATGCAGTACCTTGAAAAGATGGTGAATGAAGGCGAAAACTTCCCGCTCACCCACGGTACCGACGACACGTTCGACAACCTCTCCAGCCACGGCATTTCCGTGTACTGCGGTAGCCTCTGGATTGCAGGCCTCCGCGCCGCCGCCAAGATTGCCGAAATCCTCGGCGATAAGGCGCAGGCCGACACCTGGAACGCCAAGGCCGACGCCGCCAACAAGGAATTCGATGAAGCACTGTGGGACGAAGCCGAAGGCTACTACCACTTCTTCGTGACCCCGATGGAAGCGAAGGACGTTGTGGCTGACAAGCTCCCGCAACTCGCCGACGCCATCAAGGAAACGCTCGTCATCGACGGCAAGAACGTGAAGGCAGCCCTCAAGACCATCAACGAATGGCTGAACTCCGGCAAAATTCCGAGCGACGTGGAACTTTCCAAGAACGAACTCCGCGGCCTCAAGAAGGCATGGCTCACCGCCCAGTGCAAGGACGCCTTTACCGCCAGCTGGAACGCAAAGATTGCAAACGACTGCGATGACGTATTCGCCGACACGATGCTCGCCGACACGTACCTGCGCCTGCTCGGCCTCAAGCCCATCAGCGACGAGAAGAAGGCCAAGGCCAACCTGCTCCGTGTATTCAACACGAACTACAAGGCCAACAGCCCGCTCATCGGTGCCGCCAACCTTGTGCGTAAGGACGGCTCTCCGCTCGATGAATTCAACTTCCAGGCTCACGACGTGTGGATTGGCATTCAGTACAGCATTATGTGCGCCATGATGCACCACGGCCTCGAAAAGCAGGCTGCCGACATGGGCGACTCCATGATCCGCAACCTCTACGAAGAAGCCCGCATCCCGTTCGCCGCACCGGAAGGATTCAACGGTTCTTGCCGCCTGCACCCGGAAGCCCTCGTGAAGGCATTCGGCCTCAGCGCTACCGCCGCCGACAAGATGCACAAGGAACTCCTGAAGAAGGGCGCCCTCCTTGCCGACAGCCGCATCAGCCCGAAGCTCCCCCGCAACCTGCCCGCCTTTACGAAGGCATTCGGCAGCATCGCCAAGGCCAACAAGGTCGAAGTAAGCGCGCTGTTCATGCTGCTCCACAGCACGGCACTCAAGTACACCGCCGGCAAGTACTTCCGCCCCGGCATGGTGTTCGCATTGCTGTACTAG
- a CDS encoding BspA family leucine-rich repeat surface protein, which yields MDKPNKKIPKIVQRILDDFEEILAEDDVNENEVNTCYELTESERQIIVMAVTGEDEKGYVIKDWDKVIKPIVAKNRKHLDALIGFVRYIAESEAGMAPLCAIVGINGNVVDLGVTINLNFLDVSKVTDMSGLFKNFDVSPSPQKGWFCKIRLDISKWNVSNVTKMAHMFDCKNVDFGDLSKWDCSKFADC from the coding sequence ATGGATAAACCGAATAAAAAAATACCCAAGATCGTTCAAAGAATTCTTGATGATTTTGAGGAAATACTGGCCGAAGATGATGTGAACGAAAATGAAGTGAATACTTGCTATGAATTGACCGAATCCGAACGTCAAATAATTGTTATGGCTGTAACTGGTGAAGATGAAAAAGGATATGTCATCAAAGACTGGGACAAAGTAATAAAGCCAATTGTCGCAAAGAATCGCAAACATTTGGATGCTCTAATTGGATTTGTTCGATATATTGCTGAATCGGAAGCTGGTATGGCTCCGCTATGTGCAATAGTTGGAATAAACGGAAATGTTGTTGATTTGGGCGTGACGATAAATTTGAATTTTTTGGATGTATCCAAGGTGACGGATATGAGTGGCTTGTTTAAGAATTTTGATGTGTCGCCGAGTCCCCAAAAAGGTTGGTTTTGTAAAATCCGCTTGGACATAAGCAAATGGAATGTATCGAACGTGACCAAAATGGCACATATGTTTGATTGCAAGAATGTGGATTTTGGAGACTTGAGTAAGTGGGACTGTTCGAAGTTTGCTGACTGCTAG
- a CDS encoding RNA-binding domain-containing protein, with translation MTKDELKALFSDLESDHIERTISTTNTDKFGQAICAFANDLPYHRKPGYLFLGVTDDGKVQGIDVTDAILKNVAAIRTDGNIQPQPSMTVEKVSMDEGDIVMVKVEPSIFPPVRYKGRIWVRIGPRKGVANENDEHILMEKRRAKVTSFDSAPCLNATIDDLDLGLFKHYFLPKAMTDEELEAESRENRDIKHQLTVFGFFDLLRDCPTNAAMLFFAKNLRTFIPGAYIQYVRFAGKDRSGDILTEHEFKANLCTTLPELDTFIKTAIANRRPIPVSALREEQVVDYPDWATRELLMNAICHRDYSTNGPIQFYQYDDRIEIMNHGGLYGRANESNFPNVNDYRNIVVAEAMKVLGFVNRHSRGVLRVQKELKANENGEAIYDFGYQTAVLVRENKSPLGERMMAEAVANGYLTENVETSVKTAISSKKPSKKQTEKQTKKQPKFIIPEFPSQVVENVFKALKLNRKAKYSWLADNLGVSERTIQRAIDDLKKMGYINSEHSKVKGEWQLLK, from the coding sequence ATGACAAAAGACGAATTGAAAGCACTATTCAGCGACTTGGAAAGCGACCATATCGAGCGCACCATTTCGACAACAAACACCGACAAGTTCGGTCAAGCCATTTGTGCTTTTGCCAACGACTTGCCATACCACCGGAAGCCGGGGTATCTGTTCCTGGGCGTAACCGATGACGGGAAAGTCCAAGGGATAGACGTTACTGACGCCATCCTGAAAAATGTGGCCGCAATTCGCACCGACGGGAATATTCAACCGCAACCCTCCATGACTGTCGAAAAGGTTTCGATGGACGAAGGCGATATCGTGATGGTAAAGGTCGAACCTTCGATATTCCCGCCCGTCAGATACAAGGGGCGCATTTGGGTAAGAATTGGCCCACGCAAAGGGGTTGCGAACGAAAACGACGAACACATTCTAATGGAAAAACGTCGGGCTAAAGTTACCTCGTTTGATTCGGCTCCGTGCCTTAACGCAACCATTGACGATTTGGATCTAGGCCTGTTCAAGCATTACTTTTTGCCCAAGGCGATGACAGATGAAGAGCTCGAAGCAGAAAGCAGAGAAAATCGCGATATCAAGCACCAGCTAACTGTATTCGGTTTTTTCGACCTTCTTCGTGATTGTCCAACAAACGCAGCAATGCTATTCTTCGCAAAGAACCTAAGAACGTTTATTCCCGGAGCATACATCCAATACGTCCGTTTCGCAGGAAAGGACCGTTCTGGCGACATTCTGACGGAACATGAGTTCAAAGCAAACCTCTGCACGACTTTGCCAGAACTTGACACTTTCATCAAGACGGCTATTGCAAATCGCCGTCCCATACCCGTCAGCGCACTGCGCGAAGAACAGGTAGTAGATTACCCCGACTGGGCTACGCGAGAGCTATTGATGAACGCCATCTGCCACAGGGATTATTCAACAAACGGACCGATACAATTTTACCAGTATGACGACCGCATCGAGATTATGAACCACGGCGGATTGTATGGTCGAGCCAACGAGAGCAATTTCCCCAACGTGAACGATTACAGGAACATCGTGGTCGCCGAAGCGATGAAGGTTTTGGGCTTTGTAAACCGCCATAGCCGAGGCGTGTTAAGGGTGCAAAAGGAGCTGAAGGCCAATGAAAATGGCGAAGCAATCTATGATTTCGGCTACCAGACCGCAGTCCTTGTGCGGGAAAATAAATCGCCACTTGGGGAACGAATGATGGCTGAAGCCGTCGCTAATGGCTACTTGACCGAAAATGTCGAAACCAGCGTAAAAACGGCAATTTCGAGCAAAAAACCGTCAAAAAAACAGACAGAAAAACAGACAAAAAAACAGCCAAAATTCATCATTCCCGAATTTCCGTCACAAGTCGTTGAGAATGTTTTCAAGGCTCTTAAGCTAAACCGAAAAGCAAAATATTCATGGCTCGCAGACAATCTAGGTGTAAGTGAACGAACCATACAGAGAGCCATTGACGACCTCAAAAAAATGGGCTACATCAATTCGGAACACTCGAAGGTTAAAGGCGAATGGCAATTGCTGAAATGA